From the Anaerolineales bacterium genome, one window contains:
- the rpsD gene encoding 30S ribosomal protein S4 codes for MNKTSKVKRSRALGVPLTPKALKIMERRPNPPGQHGGRGQWRRASDYKQQLLQKQRLRDQYNIREAQMRGYIQRAYRTKGRTPETLMILLESRLDALVLRAGFARSIYAARQYVNHGHITVNGERVDIPSYSVKPGDVIAVKEKSRKIPAIVEALETVGNVPPYVEMDKKSMSAKYARLPVPTEIPVICEVNQVIEYYSR; via the coding sequence ATGAATAAAACGTCCAAAGTTAAACGGTCCCGCGCACTTGGTGTCCCGCTGACCCCTAAGGCGCTCAAGATCATGGAGCGCCGCCCCAATCCTCCCGGGCAGCATGGCGGCCGCGGCCAGTGGCGTCGCGCCTCGGACTACAAGCAGCAGCTGCTGCAAAAGCAGCGTCTGCGTGACCAATACAACATTCGCGAAGCCCAGATGCGCGGCTACATCCAGCGCGCCTATCGCACCAAGGGCCGCACACCTGAGACCCTGATGATCCTGCTCGAGTCCCGCTTGGATGCGCTGGTCTTGCGTGCTGGCTTTGCCCGCAGCATCTATGCCGCCCGCCAGTACGTCAACCACGGCCACATCACCGTCAACGGTGAGCGGGTGGATATCCCCTCGTATTCGGTCAAGCCCGGCGATGTGATCGCCGTCAAGGAAAAGAGCCGCAAGATCCCCGCCATTGTCGAGGCGCTGGAAACTGTGGGCAACGTTCCCCCGTATGTCGAGATGGACAAGAAGAGCATGAGCGCCAAGTACGCTCGGCTGCCCGTACCCACCGAGATCCCGGTCATCTGCGAAGTCAACCAGGTTATCGAATACTACTCGCGCTAA
- the lepB gene encoding signal peptidase I — MSLPPSPPELGPLDRQNVVALDEAPSSRLRRTLREVFETILLALVLFLAINFVSARVRVEFNSMYPNFHNGDYIIVNRLAYRWAEPQRGDVVVFPYPNDPDEDYIKRVIGLPGERIAIYAGKVYINGQALEEIYASEPIRLDMSERIVPPEHVYVIGDNRNASSDSREWGALPISDIIGKAVFRYFPFDAIGVVEHYTLPDPGDN; from the coding sequence ATGTCCTTGCCCCCTTCTCCCCCAGAACTTGGTCCGCTAGACCGCCAGAATGTCGTCGCGCTGGACGAGGCGCCGTCCTCCCGGCTGCGCCGCACCTTACGCGAGGTGTTCGAGACTATTCTGCTGGCCTTGGTGCTTTTCCTGGCGATCAACTTTGTTTCCGCCCGGGTCCGCGTCGAGTTCAACAGCATGTATCCCAATTTCCACAATGGGGATTACATCATCGTCAATCGCCTGGCCTACCGCTGGGCGGAACCGCAGCGCGGGGATGTGGTCGTCTTCCCTTATCCCAATGATCCGGATGAGGATTACATCAAGCGTGTCATCGGCCTGCCCGGGGAACGCATTGCCATCTACGCCGGCAAGGTCTACATCAATGGCCAGGCATTGGAGGAAATCTACGCCAGCGAACCGATTCGCTTGGACATGTCTGAGCGCATCGTGCCGCCGGAGCATGTCTATGTCATCGGCGACAACCGCAACGCCTCCTCCGATTCGCGTGAGTGGGGCGCCTTGCCGATCAGTGACATTATTGGCAAAGCCGTCTTTCGCTATTTTCCCTTCGATGCGATTGGCGTGGTGGAGCACTACACCTTGCCAGATCCGGGGGATAACTAG